A window of the Falco rusticolus isolate bFalRus1 chromosome 1, bFalRus1.pri, whole genome shotgun sequence genome harbors these coding sequences:
- the LOC119153736 gene encoding LOW QUALITY PROTEIN: CMRF35-like molecule 5 (The sequence of the model RefSeq protein was modified relative to this genomic sequence to represent the inferred CDS: inserted 1 base in 1 codon), whose protein sequence is MTPEGEQSGMMGILLGWSWLLLPVCQALVVPREVSGHAGEKLSLRCWYPRGYEDYNKYWCEGASRHSCRKVVETAGRDVPQQHGRVSIQDSHIFCVVLLTVQNLSETDAGSYWCGVERTGSDLMEPVTVRVLPGWLWRDCGRALQKQSTSLXEGENQPNASPLTSSPGGPVLNMVLLSLMVVLFSLLALAGSTRLLCILCRRCRRREVCAAPRKPGIATELDDSPVYDNLLNLAEGGHSDTEPNLKLENTSILTNTLCQQEVTEMPSQHSPGEEVYS, encoded by the exons ATGACCCCGGAAGGAG AGCAAAGTGGGATGATGGGGATAttgctgggctggagctggctccTTCTGCCAG TTTGCCAGGCTCTGGTTGTCCCCAGGGAGGTCAGTGGCCACGCTGGGGAGAAGCTCTCCCTCCGCTGCTGGTACCCCCGGGGCTATGAGGACTACAACAAGTACTGGTGCGAGGGGGCCAGTCGGCACTCTTGCCGCAAGGTGGTGGAGACGGCGGGCAGGGATGTGCCCCAGCAGCATGGCCGGGTCTCCATCCAGGACAGCCACATCTTCTGCGTGGTCCTGCTCACCGTGCAAAACCTCTCTGAGACAGATGCTGGGAGTTACTGGTGCGGGGTGGAGAGGACAGGCAGCGACCTGATGGAGCCAGTGACAGTGAGGGTGCTCCCAG GCTGGCTGTGGAGGGACTGCGGGAGGGCACTGCAGAAACAAAGTACCAGTC GGGAGGGGGAGAACCAGCCCAATGCCTCTCCCCTCACCTCCAGCCCCGGGGGGCCAGTCCTGAACATGGTCCTGCTCTCCCTTATGGTGGTCCTGTTCTCCCTCCTGGCTCTTGCTGGCTCCACCAGGCTCCTCTGCATCCTGTGCAGGAgatgcaggaggagggaag TCTGTGCTGCCCCCCGCAAACCAGGCATTGCCACAGAGCTGGATGACAGCCCCGTCTACGACAACTTGCTGAACTTGGCAGAG GGTGGCCACAGTGACACAGAACCAAACCTCAAGCTGGAGAACACCAGCATCCTCACAAACACCCTGTGTCAGCAGGAGGTGACGGAGATGCCCAGCCAACATTCTCCAGGAGAAGAGGTTTACTCCTAG
- the RAB37 gene encoding ras-related protein Rab-37 isoform X3 — translation MEARAAGPGGAGYNEALLHKTILVGDSGVGKTSLLVQFDQGKFIPGSFSATVGIGFTNKVVAVDGVKVKLQQIWDTAGQERFRSVTHAYYRDAQALLLLYDITSKMSFDNIRAWLTEIHEYAQKDVVIMLLGNKADVSSERAVRTEDGASLAREYGVPFMETSAKTGMNVELAFLAIAKELKQRAMQPPDEPRFQIHDYIESQKKKSGCCAFA, via the exons ATGGAggcccgcgccgccggcccggggGGGGCTGGCTACAACGAGGCCCTGCTGCACAAG ACAATCCTGGTCGGAGACAGCGGTGTGGGGAAGACATCTCTGCTGGTCCAGTTTGACCAGGGCAAGTTCATTCCTGGCTCCTTCTCCGCCACTGTGGGCATTGGGTTTACG aacAAAGTGGTGGCGGTGGATGGTGTGAAGGTGAAACTGCAG CAGATATGGGACACGGCAGGACAGGAGCGTTTCCGCAGTGTCACCCACGCCTACTACAGGGATGCCCAAG ccctgctgctgctttacgACATCACCAGCAAGATGTCCTTCGACAACATCCGC GCCTGGCTGACGGAGATCCACGAGTACGCCCAGAAGGATGTGGTCATCATGCTGCTGGGCAATAAG GCTGATGTGAGCAGCGAGAGGGCTGTGAGGACAGAGGATGGAGCATCGCTGGCCAGG GAGTACGGGGTGCCTTTCATGGAGACAAGTGCCAAGACAGGCATGAACGTGGAGCTGGCCTTCCTGGCCATTGCCAA GGAGCTGAAGCAGCGCGCGATGCAGCCACCAGACGAGCCCCGCTTCCAGATCCATGACTACATCGAGTCACAGAAGAAGAAATCCGGCTGCTGTGCCTTTGCCTGA
- the RAB37 gene encoding ras-related protein Rab-37 isoform X2 codes for MEARAAGPGGAGYNEALLHKTILVGDSGVGKTSLLVQFDQGKFIPGSFSATVGIGFTVMLLGDSGVGKTCFLLQFKDGAFLSGTFIATVGIDFRNKVVAVDGVKVKLQIWDTAGQERFRSVTHAYYRDAQALLLLYDITSKMSFDNIRAWLTEIHEYAQKDVVIMLLGNKADVSSERAVRTEDGASLAREYGVPFMETSAKTGMNVELAFLAIAKELKQRAMQPPDEPRFQIHDYIESQKKKSGCCAFA; via the exons ATGGAggcccgcgccgccggcccggggGGGGCTGGCTACAACGAGGCCCTGCTGCACAAG ACAATCCTGGTCGGAGACAGCGGTGTGGGGAAGACATCTCTGCTGGTCCAGTTTGACCAGGGCAAGTTCATTCCTGGCTCCTTCTCCGCCACTGTGGGCATTGGGTTTACG GTGATGTTACTTGGAGACTCAGGCGTGGGGAAAACCTGCTTCCTACTCCAGTTCAAAGATGGGGCCTTTCTCTCCGGGACGTTCATAGCCACCGTGGGCATAGATTTCCGG aacAAAGTGGTGGCGGTGGATGGTGTGAAGGTGAAACTGCAG ATATGGGACACGGCAGGACAGGAGCGTTTCCGCAGTGTCACCCACGCCTACTACAGGGATGCCCAAG ccctgctgctgctttacgACATCACCAGCAAGATGTCCTTCGACAACATCCGC GCCTGGCTGACGGAGATCCACGAGTACGCCCAGAAGGATGTGGTCATCATGCTGCTGGGCAATAAG GCTGATGTGAGCAGCGAGAGGGCTGTGAGGACAGAGGATGGAGCATCGCTGGCCAGG GAGTACGGGGTGCCTTTCATGGAGACAAGTGCCAAGACAGGCATGAACGTGGAGCTGGCCTTCCTGGCCATTGCCAA GGAGCTGAAGCAGCGCGCGATGCAGCCACCAGACGAGCCCCGCTTCCAGATCCATGACTACATCGAGTCACAGAAGAAGAAATCCGGCTGCTGTGCCTTTGCCTGA
- the RAB37 gene encoding ras-related protein Rab-37 isoform X4, with translation MEARAAGPGGAGYNEALLHKTILVGDSGVGKTSLLVQFDQGKFIPGSFSATVGIGFTNKVVAVDGVKVKLQIWDTAGQERFRSVTHAYYRDAQALLLLYDITSKMSFDNIRAWLTEIHEYAQKDVVIMLLGNKADVSSERAVRTEDGASLAREYGVPFMETSAKTGMNVELAFLAIAKELKQRAMQPPDEPRFQIHDYIESQKKKSGCCAFA, from the exons ATGGAggcccgcgccgccggcccggggGGGGCTGGCTACAACGAGGCCCTGCTGCACAAG ACAATCCTGGTCGGAGACAGCGGTGTGGGGAAGACATCTCTGCTGGTCCAGTTTGACCAGGGCAAGTTCATTCCTGGCTCCTTCTCCGCCACTGTGGGCATTGGGTTTACG aacAAAGTGGTGGCGGTGGATGGTGTGAAGGTGAAACTGCAG ATATGGGACACGGCAGGACAGGAGCGTTTCCGCAGTGTCACCCACGCCTACTACAGGGATGCCCAAG ccctgctgctgctttacgACATCACCAGCAAGATGTCCTTCGACAACATCCGC GCCTGGCTGACGGAGATCCACGAGTACGCCCAGAAGGATGTGGTCATCATGCTGCTGGGCAATAAG GCTGATGTGAGCAGCGAGAGGGCTGTGAGGACAGAGGATGGAGCATCGCTGGCCAGG GAGTACGGGGTGCCTTTCATGGAGACAAGTGCCAAGACAGGCATGAACGTGGAGCTGGCCTTCCTGGCCATTGCCAA GGAGCTGAAGCAGCGCGCGATGCAGCCACCAGACGAGCCCCGCTTCCAGATCCATGACTACATCGAGTCACAGAAGAAGAAATCCGGCTGCTGTGCCTTTGCCTGA
- the RAB37 gene encoding ras-related protein Rab-37 isoform X1, producing MEARAAGPGGAGYNEALLHKTILVGDSGVGKTSLLVQFDQGKFIPGSFSATVGIGFTVMLLGDSGVGKTCFLLQFKDGAFLSGTFIATVGIDFRNKVVAVDGVKVKLQQIWDTAGQERFRSVTHAYYRDAQALLLLYDITSKMSFDNIRAWLTEIHEYAQKDVVIMLLGNKADVSSERAVRTEDGASLAREYGVPFMETSAKTGMNVELAFLAIAKELKQRAMQPPDEPRFQIHDYIESQKKKSGCCAFA from the exons ATGGAggcccgcgccgccggcccggggGGGGCTGGCTACAACGAGGCCCTGCTGCACAAG ACAATCCTGGTCGGAGACAGCGGTGTGGGGAAGACATCTCTGCTGGTCCAGTTTGACCAGGGCAAGTTCATTCCTGGCTCCTTCTCCGCCACTGTGGGCATTGGGTTTACG GTGATGTTACTTGGAGACTCAGGCGTGGGGAAAACCTGCTTCCTACTCCAGTTCAAAGATGGGGCCTTTCTCTCCGGGACGTTCATAGCCACCGTGGGCATAGATTTCCGG aacAAAGTGGTGGCGGTGGATGGTGTGAAGGTGAAACTGCAG CAGATATGGGACACGGCAGGACAGGAGCGTTTCCGCAGTGTCACCCACGCCTACTACAGGGATGCCCAAG ccctgctgctgctttacgACATCACCAGCAAGATGTCCTTCGACAACATCCGC GCCTGGCTGACGGAGATCCACGAGTACGCCCAGAAGGATGTGGTCATCATGCTGCTGGGCAATAAG GCTGATGTGAGCAGCGAGAGGGCTGTGAGGACAGAGGATGGAGCATCGCTGGCCAGG GAGTACGGGGTGCCTTTCATGGAGACAAGTGCCAAGACAGGCATGAACGTGGAGCTGGCCTTCCTGGCCATTGCCAA GGAGCTGAAGCAGCGCGCGATGCAGCCACCAGACGAGCCCCGCTTCCAGATCCATGACTACATCGAGTCACAGAAGAAGAAATCCGGCTGCTGTGCCTTTGCCTGA
- the RAB37 gene encoding ras-related protein Rab-37 isoform X5, whose translation MSGPGGAAGTGTPPAGTGDAPVGNGDPPVGNGDPPALPRDYELAGKNKVVAVDGVKVKLQQIWDTAGQERFRSVTHAYYRDAQALLLLYDITSKMSFDNIRAWLTEIHEYAQKDVVIMLLGNKADVSSERAVRTEDGASLAREYGVPFMETSAKTGMNVELAFLAIAKELKQRAMQPPDEPRFQIHDYIESQKKKSGCCAFA comes from the exons ATgagcggccccggcggggcggcggggaccGGGACCCCCCCGGCGGGGACCGGGGACGCCCCGGTGGGAAACGGGGACCCCCCGGTGGGAAACGGGGaccccccggcgctgccccgggACTACGAGCTGGCCGGCAAG aacAAAGTGGTGGCGGTGGATGGTGTGAAGGTGAAACTGCAG CAGATATGGGACACGGCAGGACAGGAGCGTTTCCGCAGTGTCACCCACGCCTACTACAGGGATGCCCAAG ccctgctgctgctttacgACATCACCAGCAAGATGTCCTTCGACAACATCCGC GCCTGGCTGACGGAGATCCACGAGTACGCCCAGAAGGATGTGGTCATCATGCTGCTGGGCAATAAG GCTGATGTGAGCAGCGAGAGGGCTGTGAGGACAGAGGATGGAGCATCGCTGGCCAGG GAGTACGGGGTGCCTTTCATGGAGACAAGTGCCAAGACAGGCATGAACGTGGAGCTGGCCTTCCTGGCCATTGCCAA GGAGCTGAAGCAGCGCGCGATGCAGCCACCAGACGAGCCCCGCTTCCAGATCCATGACTACATCGAGTCACAGAAGAAGAAATCCGGCTGCTGTGCCTTTGCCTGA
- the RAB37 gene encoding ras-related protein Rab-37 isoform X6 has translation MSGPGGAAGTGTPPAGTGDAPVGNGDPPVGNGDPPALPRDYELAGKNKVVAVDGVKVKLQIWDTAGQERFRSVTHAYYRDAQALLLLYDITSKMSFDNIRAWLTEIHEYAQKDVVIMLLGNKADVSSERAVRTEDGASLAREYGVPFMETSAKTGMNVELAFLAIAKELKQRAMQPPDEPRFQIHDYIESQKKKSGCCAFA, from the exons ATgagcggccccggcggggcggcggggaccGGGACCCCCCCGGCGGGGACCGGGGACGCCCCGGTGGGAAACGGGGACCCCCCGGTGGGAAACGGGGaccccccggcgctgccccgggACTACGAGCTGGCCGGCAAG aacAAAGTGGTGGCGGTGGATGGTGTGAAGGTGAAACTGCAG ATATGGGACACGGCAGGACAGGAGCGTTTCCGCAGTGTCACCCACGCCTACTACAGGGATGCCCAAG ccctgctgctgctttacgACATCACCAGCAAGATGTCCTTCGACAACATCCGC GCCTGGCTGACGGAGATCCACGAGTACGCCCAGAAGGATGTGGTCATCATGCTGCTGGGCAATAAG GCTGATGTGAGCAGCGAGAGGGCTGTGAGGACAGAGGATGGAGCATCGCTGGCCAGG GAGTACGGGGTGCCTTTCATGGAGACAAGTGCCAAGACAGGCATGAACGTGGAGCTGGCCTTCCTGGCCATTGCCAA GGAGCTGAAGCAGCGCGCGATGCAGCCACCAGACGAGCCCCGCTTCCAGATCCATGACTACATCGAGTCACAGAAGAAGAAATCCGGCTGCTGTGCCTTTGCCTGA
- the SLC9A3R1 gene encoding Na(+)/H(+) exchange regulatory cofactor NHE-RF1 → MSNSAGPAARLCRLERGPDGYGFHLHGEKGKPGQFIRLVEAGSPAERSGLRAGDRLLEVDGENVERESHQQVVERIRAAAGAVSLLVVDPVADEQLQKRGGAGAEPPVGGGQAAPEPAEPAAREPSGGGQRVELRPRLCHMKKGPNGYGFNLHSDKSRLGQYVRAVDPESPAEAAGLSPQDRIIEVNGVCMEGKQHADVVAAIKASGDETRLLVVDVLTDEFFKKCKVVPSEEHLTGPLPEPVANGDIGKENSGELRSNSVSESPSSPGLLAVSPDSGETHSEPDTQEGDKRHSASGSLLDLDIPLAVAKERAHQKRTSKRAPQMDWSKKNELFSNL, encoded by the exons ATGAGCAACAGCGcgggccccgcggcgcggcTGTGCCGCCTGGAGCGGGGGCCGGACGGCTACGGCTTCCACCTGCACGGCGAGAAGGGCAAGCCGGGCCAGTTCATCCGGCTGGTGGAGGCCGGCTCGCCGGCCGAGCGCTcggggctgcgggccggggaCCGGCTGCTGGAGGTGGATGGCGAGAACGTGGAGCGGGAGAGCCATCAGCAGGTGGTGGAGCGCATCCGTGCCGCTGCCGGGGCCGTCAGCCTCCTCGTCGTGGACCCGGTGGCCGACGAGCAGCTGCAGAagcggggcggggcgggtgCCGAGCCCCCCGTgggcggcgggcaggcggcGCCGGAGCCGGCGGAGCCCGCGGCGCGGGAGCCCAGCGGCGGCGGCCAGAGG GTGGAGCTGCGGCCTCGGCTGTGCCACATGAAGAAGGGTCCCAATGGCTACGGCTTCAACCTGCACAGTGACAAGAGCCGCCTGGGGCAGTACGTGCGTGCTGTGGACCCTGAGTCGCCAGctgaggcagcagggctgtccCCCCAGGACCGCATCATTGAG GTGAACGGGGTGTGCATGGAGGGCAAGCAGCATGCTGATGTGGTGGCAGCCATCAAGGCGAGCGGTGACGAGAccaggctgctggtggtggaTGTCCTCACAGATGAGTTCTTCAAGAAGTGCAAGGTGGTGCCATCAGAGGAGCACCTGACAG GTCCCTTGCCAGAACCAGTTGCCAATGGTGATATAGGGAAG GAGAACAGCGGAGAGCTGCGGTCCAATTCGGTGTCTGAGAGCCCATCCAGCCCCGGGCTGCTGGCCGTGTCCCCTGACTCCGGCGAGACCCACAGCGAG CCTGACACGCAGGAGGGTGACAAGCGCCATTCGGCATCTGGCTCCCTCCTGGACCTTGACATCCCGCTGGCAGTGGCCAAGGAGCGAGCGCACCAGAAGCGCACCAGTAAGCGGGCACCCCAGATGGACTGGAGCAAGAAAAACGAACTGTTCAGCAACCTGTGA